A part of Nitrospira sp. genomic DNA contains:
- a CDS encoding response regulator, translating to MTHWDSGNATARTVHLNNQYWTVALEGSGIGVWEWDVTANSVVRSSEWNALFGYAEGAVGNSFDEWCALIHPDDRLEARAALQQLVQGGNPRCAADYRMRCKDGSYKWIDARGKIVPRTQDGVPLRVFGTHRDITKQKQLEQRLTLQHEVANVLACASGLDNTMAAILQPVCEALGWNEGLLWVVDESAQRLRCRSMWTVSGTASERYGTASRELTFLCGVGLPGRVWASTKPEWIADVTQDQNFPRAALAEQAGFHAAAAFPVRLADRVYAVLEFFHHEILPEDRSLLTTFQAVADQLSQFCAREHAQAEIAATTAELRSVSLAIDAVQGIAEFAHDGTLLMANDNFLHVMGYGLDEVLWQHHRMFCDSVYASSQAYSAFWQKLNRGEFDAGVYRRIGKGGREVWIQASYSPIVDTSGKVSKVMKFAIDITAQKLAEVKLTQAAQDLEQKNKDLEEARDQALEAVKTKAEFLATMSHEIRTPMNGVIGMTGLLLDTTLTPEQREYAETVRLSGEHLLDIINEILDFSKIEAGKLDLEHVNFDLHTTVEETLGLLGEQANAKSLELTSLVQAGLPTLLRGDPGRLRQILVNVVGNAIKFTERGEIIVTISTSGEQERPTSTIVTPPRQWFRIEVSDTGIGIAPDQQAKLFQSFMQADGSTTRKYGGTGLGLAICKKLVELLGGRIGVDSTVGVGSVFWMTAPFQLQPEGAQQIPPPQVALKGRNILIVDDHATNRRVLERYLTGAEVTCQSVENGALALHCLRQAVARRTPFDLAIVDLHMPGMNGLELARQIKSDQAIRATRLVLLTSGGQRGDAQAAQEAGLDAYLTRPIRRSLLFECLGTALGHMPRIGRSADCAAASIITQHTVLESMMKARPLILVVEDNPVNQKVAVKMIEKLGYRVNVAANGREAVESLARISYDLVFMDCQMPEMDGFEATRVIRNQEASIQQTGGKLTHLPIIAMTANAMKEDRDRCLAVGMDDFLSKPVASKSLAAILSHWLPLEQVPAKADAKAA from the coding sequence ATGACCCACTGGGACTCAGGAAACGCGACTGCACGGACGGTCCATCTCAACAACCAGTACTGGACGGTCGCGCTCGAAGGCAGTGGTATTGGTGTGTGGGAATGGGATGTCACCGCGAACAGTGTGGTGCGTTCAAGCGAGTGGAATGCTCTGTTCGGCTACGCAGAGGGTGCCGTCGGAAACAGCTTCGACGAATGGTGCGCACTTATCCATCCGGATGATCGGTTGGAGGCTCGGGCTGCTCTTCAGCAATTGGTCCAGGGGGGGAATCCCCGGTGTGCTGCTGATTATCGGATGCGGTGCAAGGATGGGTCCTACAAATGGATTGATGCACGAGGAAAGATTGTTCCACGAACTCAGGATGGTGTACCCCTCCGTGTCTTTGGCACCCATAGGGATATTACAAAGCAGAAGCAACTTGAGCAGAGGCTGACTCTCCAGCACGAGGTCGCCAACGTGTTGGCGTGCGCTTCCGGACTGGACAATACGATGGCGGCGATTCTGCAACCGGTGTGTGAAGCCTTGGGGTGGAATGAAGGGTTACTGTGGGTGGTGGATGAGTCGGCCCAGAGACTTCGATGCCGCTCCATGTGGACTGTATCGGGCACCGCATCGGAACGCTACGGCACGGCGAGCCGAGAGCTGACCTTTCTGTGTGGTGTTGGGCTACCCGGTCGGGTGTGGGCGAGTACCAAACCGGAATGGATTGCAGATGTGACTCAGGATCAAAATTTCCCTCGAGCGGCGTTGGCTGAGCAGGCAGGTTTCCATGCGGCGGCAGCCTTTCCCGTCAGACTGGCTGATCGTGTCTATGCGGTGCTGGAATTTTTCCATCACGAGATCCTGCCCGAAGATCGCTCGCTCCTGACGACATTCCAGGCTGTCGCCGACCAGCTGAGCCAGTTCTGCGCTCGTGAGCACGCACAGGCCGAAATTGCCGCGACTACGGCGGAGCTGAGAAGCGTCTCCCTTGCCATCGACGCAGTACAGGGGATCGCCGAGTTCGCGCACGACGGAACGCTCCTGATGGCCAACGACAACTTCTTACACGTGATGGGTTATGGGCTTGATGAAGTCTTGTGGCAGCATCACCGGATGTTCTGTGACTCAGTCTATGCGAGTAGCCAGGCATATAGCGCTTTCTGGCAGAAGTTGAACCGGGGAGAGTTTGATGCTGGGGTGTATCGGCGCATCGGCAAGGGGGGAAGAGAAGTCTGGATCCAGGCCTCTTACAGCCCGATCGTTGATACAAGCGGCAAGGTCTCGAAGGTCATGAAGTTTGCGATCGATATCACCGCCCAGAAGTTGGCAGAGGTCAAGCTGACACAGGCTGCCCAGGATTTGGAACAAAAGAACAAGGATCTCGAAGAGGCCAGAGATCAAGCGTTGGAGGCTGTGAAGACCAAGGCAGAGTTTCTCGCAACGATGAGCCATGAGATTCGAACCCCGATGAACGGGGTCATCGGCATGACAGGGCTTCTGCTCGACACGACGTTAACCCCGGAGCAGCGCGAATATGCGGAGACTGTTCGGCTCTCCGGCGAACACCTGTTGGATATCATTAACGAAATCCTTGATTTCTCGAAAATCGAAGCTGGGAAGCTGGACCTGGAGCACGTCAACTTCGACCTTCACACGACGGTGGAGGAGACCCTTGGTCTCCTTGGCGAGCAGGCCAATGCCAAGAGTCTGGAACTCACTTCTCTTGTGCAAGCCGGTCTGCCCACACTGTTGCGAGGTGACCCTGGTCGTCTGCGCCAAATTCTGGTGAATGTGGTCGGCAATGCCATTAAATTTACTGAACGGGGCGAAATCATTGTGACGATCAGTACTTCGGGAGAGCAAGAGCGCCCTACATCGACAATCGTGACTCCACCGCGTCAGTGGTTCCGAATTGAAGTGTCAGACACCGGAATCGGTATCGCGCCAGACCAACAGGCCAAACTCTTTCAATCCTTCATGCAAGCAGACGGGTCCACCACAAGGAAATACGGCGGCACCGGCCTCGGACTGGCCATCTGCAAAAAGCTGGTGGAATTGCTTGGCGGGCGAATCGGTGTAGACAGCACGGTTGGTGTCGGCAGTGTTTTTTGGATGACTGCGCCTTTCCAGCTTCAACCAGAAGGTGCCCAGCAGATTCCTCCGCCTCAAGTGGCGCTTAAAGGCCGGAACATTCTGATCGTGGACGATCATGCCACGAATCGGAGGGTTCTTGAGCGCTATCTCACCGGAGCAGAGGTCACGTGCCAAAGTGTCGAGAATGGGGCGCTGGCCTTGCACTGTCTGCGTCAGGCGGTTGCTCGTCGTACGCCGTTTGATTTAGCCATTGTGGATTTGCACATGCCTGGCATGAATGGGCTGGAATTAGCCCGGCAGATCAAGTCAGATCAGGCGATCAGGGCCACGCGGCTGGTGCTTCTGACATCGGGTGGTCAACGTGGAGATGCCCAAGCAGCGCAGGAGGCTGGTCTCGACGCGTACCTGACGAGACCGATTCGCCGGTCGCTGCTGTTCGAGTGTCTCGGCACCGCCCTGGGACACATGCCTCGTATTGGGAGGTCAGCCGATTGCGCAGCGGCTTCGATTATTACGCAGCACACGGTATTGGAATCCATGATGAAGGCTCGTCCGCTTATTTTGGTGGTAGAGGACAACCCGGTCAATCAAAAGGTCGCAGTCAAGATGATTGAAAAACTTGGCTATCGGGTCAATGTTGCCGCCAACGGGAGAGAAGCCGTCGAGTCGCTCGCACGGATTTCGTACGACTTGGTGTTTATGGACTGCCAGATGCCTGAAATGGATGGGTTTGAAGCGACACGAGTGATCAGAAACCAGGAGGCGAGCATCCAGCAGACCGGTGGTAAGCTGACACACCTGCCGATCATTGCGATGACCGCCAATGCCATGAAGGAGGATCGCGATCGATGTCTGGCCGTCGGGATGGATGACTTTCTCAGCAAGCCGGTGGCGAGCAAATCCCTCGCCGCGATCCTGAGTCACTGGTTGCCCCTCGAACAAGTTCCGGCCAAGGCAGACGCAAAAGCTGCGTAA
- a CDS encoding SDR family oxidoreductase, with amino-acid sequence MKPRVIVTGTAGLIGQYFVKSATRWAPGWEVCGLSRADLDLTDHAATEQVWQRLKPNAVIHCAAVSRTTECERNPHVARRMNVDTTAYLARLSRDIPFIFLSSGEVFDGKAGWYQETDEPHPINIYGKTKLEAEQRVLENPRHTAVRIVLTAGASQYGDRSFVEDMCRSVKNGKQVTLYGDEFRCPLPAGVITRSVWELLDQDALGLYHLGGRERLSRWGIGEALLPLYPELQGHLGEGSAGDHAGAPRPADLSLNCEKIQALLSFPIPGFCRWLKDRKRQGIDVWDYEPSVL; translated from the coding sequence ATGAAGCCACGTGTCATCGTCACCGGAACGGCAGGATTGATAGGACAGTACTTCGTGAAGTCCGCTACTCGATGGGCGCCTGGGTGGGAGGTCTGTGGCCTCAGCCGCGCCGACCTTGACCTCACGGATCACGCCGCTACCGAACAGGTGTGGCAGCGTCTCAAGCCCAACGCAGTCATCCACTGCGCGGCTGTAAGTCGAACGACAGAGTGCGAGCGAAATCCTCATGTAGCCCGTCGTATGAATGTAGACACCACGGCGTATCTGGCTCGACTCTCTCGGGACATTCCCTTTATCTTCTTGTCGAGCGGCGAAGTATTCGACGGGAAGGCGGGTTGGTACCAAGAGACCGATGAGCCCCATCCGATCAATATCTACGGCAAGACCAAGCTTGAAGCGGAACAGCGCGTGTTGGAGAATCCCCGACACACGGCGGTTCGGATTGTCCTCACGGCGGGTGCCTCACAGTATGGCGATCGAAGTTTCGTGGAAGATATGTGTCGGTCTGTGAAGAATGGCAAGCAGGTGACGCTCTATGGCGATGAATTCCGCTGCCCGTTGCCGGCTGGGGTGATTACCCGCTCGGTATGGGAGTTACTCGATCAAGACGCTCTCGGTCTCTACCACCTGGGTGGGCGAGAACGGCTGTCACGCTGGGGGATCGGAGAGGCGCTGCTACCGTTGTATCCAGAGCTGCAAGGCCATTTGGGTGAAGGATCCGCTGGGGATCATGCTGGTGCCCCCAGGCCTGCAGATCTTTCATTGAACTGTGAGAAAATCCAGGCGCTCTTGTCGTTTCCTATCCCAGGGTTTTGCCGTTGGTTGAAGGATCGGAAGCGCCAAGGTATCGACGTATGGGACTATGAACCGAGTGTGTTGTAA
- a CDS encoding DUF1295 domain-containing protein, with amino-acid sequence MGPEEGIDVSDPLQLVVITYVVMAVVMGFLWAVQKKTKNASIVDVAWCAGLIAAVLSYMTQAPAGVERILLTAMLVLLYAGRLGLHIYFQRVDGQSEDARYRRLRQKWGDAESVNMFVYFQWKALSVAVFSLPFLVVLWNTRIPSSVVEMVGLLIWSVAVAGEAKADRQLAHFRADPKNEGRVCREGLWHYSRHPNYFFDWLHWCSYVVMTMGAPGWLFTWIGPIGMGLLLYKVTGIPRAEEQALISRGEAYKAYQATTNAFFPWHPRQGPETSVHS; translated from the coding sequence ATGGGACCAGAAGAAGGAATAGACGTATCGGATCCGTTGCAGCTTGTTGTGATCACCTATGTCGTCATGGCGGTCGTCATGGGTTTCCTGTGGGCTGTGCAGAAGAAGACAAAAAATGCTTCGATCGTCGACGTCGCGTGGTGTGCGGGGCTAATCGCCGCGGTGTTGTCGTACATGACTCAGGCTCCCGCCGGAGTCGAGCGCATCCTGCTCACAGCGATGCTGGTCCTGCTCTATGCCGGCCGTCTAGGACTCCATATCTATTTCCAACGGGTGGACGGGCAATCAGAGGATGCTCGCTACCGCCGTCTGCGACAAAAATGGGGCGATGCAGAGTCGGTGAATATGTTTGTGTATTTTCAATGGAAGGCGCTGTCCGTGGCGGTGTTTTCCCTTCCGTTTCTGGTGGTGCTCTGGAATACCCGTATTCCATCTTCAGTGGTCGAGATGGTCGGATTGCTGATCTGGAGCGTGGCCGTCGCTGGTGAAGCGAAGGCAGACCGGCAGCTGGCTCATTTCCGCGCCGATCCGAAGAATGAGGGCCGCGTCTGCAGAGAGGGGCTGTGGCACTACTCCCGCCACCCGAATTACTTTTTCGACTGGCTGCACTGGTGCTCGTATGTCGTCATGACGATGGGGGCACCCGGCTGGTTATTCACCTGGATTGGTCCGATCGGGATGGGCTTGTTACTGTACAAGGTGACTGGTATTCCACGGGCGGAAGAGCAAGCCCTTATAAGCCGTGGGGAAGCGTATAAAGCCTATCAGGCGACGACCAACGCATTTTTTCCATGGCACCCGAGACAAGGGCCGGAGACGTCCGTTCATTCATGA
- the hpnR gene encoding hopanoid C-3 methylase HpnR: MKFLAVHPGPLMYTKIYLRLEPLGLEMVAQAVRQAGHEVRLIDLQADTWKDYLALITTWKPDVVAFGCNYLANVPEIVDLAKLTKKELPNCFVFVGGHSASFVAQDFLKHGDGAIDCVLRGEGEVTAPKLLEAVEQDRKAIKKVPGVVTLDGEGPPPQFIENLDDVRPARDLLRNRHKYFIGVLDPCASVEFARGCPWDCSFCSAWTFYGRSYRMVSPEKAVEDLEQVQEPGIFLVDDVAFIQGKQGMEIGEAVAQRGIKKQYYMETRGDVLLRNKEVFQFWKTLGLQYMFLGVEAIDAEGLKMHRKRISLGKNFEALEFARSLGITVAINLIADPDWDRQRFEVIRQWCLEIPEIVNISVNTPYPGTESWLTESRKLHTRDYRLFDIQHAVMPTKMPLHEFYAELVKTQQVLNKKHLGWAALKGTAKIAAGHLMRGQTNFIKMLWKFNSVYNPELQMADHRRPVKYEMSMPPEKKDTIDPKLLFILPPKGRQGRAIDDATEMFVDETRMGTVV; the protein is encoded by the coding sequence ATGAAGTTCCTCGCAGTCCATCCAGGTCCGCTCATGTACACCAAGATCTATCTACGTCTGGAGCCGCTCGGGCTAGAGATGGTGGCCCAGGCAGTCCGTCAAGCTGGGCATGAGGTTCGTCTCATCGACCTCCAGGCTGACACCTGGAAGGATTACCTCGCGCTCATCACCACCTGGAAACCAGACGTGGTGGCATTCGGCTGCAATTATTTGGCGAACGTGCCAGAGATCGTGGACTTGGCCAAACTTACGAAGAAAGAGTTGCCCAACTGTTTCGTCTTCGTCGGAGGCCACAGCGCTTCCTTTGTGGCTCAGGACTTTTTGAAGCACGGCGACGGCGCTATTGATTGTGTGTTGAGGGGCGAAGGTGAAGTCACAGCCCCCAAGCTGTTGGAAGCTGTGGAGCAAGACCGTAAGGCGATTAAGAAGGTTCCTGGCGTCGTCACGCTCGATGGTGAAGGACCTCCGCCGCAATTCATCGAGAATCTGGACGATGTTCGTCCAGCGCGTGATTTGTTGCGGAACCGGCACAAGTATTTCATCGGCGTGCTGGATCCGTGCGCTTCTGTCGAGTTTGCACGAGGCTGTCCGTGGGATTGCTCCTTCTGCAGCGCCTGGACATTCTATGGACGCAGCTATCGGATGGTCAGCCCGGAGAAAGCCGTTGAAGATTTGGAGCAGGTTCAAGAACCAGGTATTTTCCTGGTCGATGACGTGGCGTTCATCCAGGGTAAGCAGGGCATGGAGATTGGCGAAGCGGTCGCGCAGCGTGGAATCAAGAAGCAGTACTACATGGAAACGCGCGGCGACGTCCTCTTGCGTAACAAGGAAGTCTTCCAGTTCTGGAAGACGCTTGGGCTCCAGTACATGTTCCTCGGTGTGGAAGCCATCGATGCCGAAGGTCTCAAGATGCACCGCAAGCGCATCTCGTTGGGCAAAAACTTCGAGGCGCTGGAATTTGCCAGGTCTCTTGGGATTACCGTGGCCATCAATCTCATCGCCGATCCGGATTGGGATCGTCAACGGTTCGAAGTAATCCGGCAGTGGTGCTTGGAAATTCCAGAGATCGTGAATATCAGCGTCAATACGCCGTACCCGGGAACTGAGAGCTGGCTCACGGAATCTCGCAAACTCCACACGCGGGATTACCGCCTCTTTGACATTCAGCATGCCGTGATGCCGACCAAGATGCCGCTCCATGAGTTTTACGCGGAACTGGTCAAGACTCAACAAGTCTTAAACAAGAAGCATCTGGGCTGGGCTGCGCTTAAGGGCACGGCCAAGATTGCGGCGGGGCACTTAATGCGGGGACAAACCAACTTCATCAAGATGTTGTGGAAGTTCAACAGTGTCTACAATCCCGAGCTGCAAATGGCGGATCACCGTCGCCCAGTGAAGTATGAGATGTCGATGCCGCCGGAGAAGAAAGACACGATCGACCCGAAACTACTCTTTATCCTGCCACCCAAAGGCCGCCAAGGCCGGGCGATCGACGATGCCACTGAGATGTTCGTCGATGAGACTCGCATGGGGACGGTGGTCTGA
- a CDS encoding DUF642 domain-containing protein has product MERRIMNAIHPTNTKIVMGMLSCGILAAACFASIPAQAAFVSNGSFEFPNTSPGTVMNINAGTEPAGFAWTVTTGNVDIVRNGFAGSTATAYDGAQMLDLVGSGSIGGISLLLPTTTVGTQYTLSFAYANNPFNGPTTASASVSLLDGASPLFSESITHDASSTFNYNWASFNRVFTGTGNPVTLAFDNTIAIAGGNGGILLDAISLTPVPVPAAIWHWFGCSLCSLSQIMASPNPGGGVTVTNQ; this is encoded by the coding sequence ATGGAGAGGCGAATCATGAACGCAATCCATCCGACGAATACGAAAATAGTGATGGGGATGTTGTCATGCGGTATTCTCGCTGCTGCTTGTTTTGCATCGATCCCCGCACAAGCTGCTTTTGTCAGTAATGGAAGCTTTGAATTTCCTAACACGAGTCCAGGAACGGTGATGAACATCAACGCTGGCACTGAACCAGCCGGGTTTGCTTGGACAGTGACCACTGGGAATGTGGACATCGTTAGGAACGGTTTTGCTGGTAGCACCGCCACGGCATACGATGGAGCCCAGATGCTGGACCTCGTAGGTTCTGGTAGCATCGGAGGAATATCTCTATTACTTCCGACGACGACAGTGGGAACTCAATATACCCTCAGTTTTGCTTATGCAAACAATCCGTTTAATGGCCCTACCACAGCATCCGCCTCTGTATCTCTGCTCGATGGCGCGAGTCCGCTATTTTCAGAGAGCATCACACATGACGCGTCGTCAACATTTAACTACAACTGGGCTTCCTTTAATAGGGTCTTCACCGGAACGGGGAATCCCGTGACGTTAGCCTTTGATAATACGATCGCGATAGCCGGTGGCAATGGTGGGATACTACTTGATGCGATATCACTAACACCTGTTCCCGTTCCCGCTGCTATTTGGCACTGGTTTGGCTGCTCTCTCTGTTCGCTCTCTCAGATTATGGCATCGCCGAATCCAGGAGGAGGAGTAACGGTAACAAACCAATGA